From Clarias gariepinus isolate MV-2021 ecotype Netherlands unplaced genomic scaffold, CGAR_prim_01v2 scaffold_35, whole genome shotgun sequence, a single genomic window includes:
- the npy2r gene encoding neuropeptide Y receptor type 2, whose translation MDVMNEKNLTQGDPTSTFSNCCTQSDVPDEGALLKGLEDSTQLLGVQVVLILAYSTIILFGVSGNSLVIYVVYKFRNLHTVTNFFIANLAVADLLVNALCLPFTLMATLSGEWKFGQVMCYLLPYAQGLAVHVSTITLSVISLDRYRSIIHHTETKMSKDMCRVVIIITWIASAGLASPLAIFREYVTFDLTPERTIQGCVEKWPGSSADGTVYSVATFLLQYGLPLSVISYAYACIWSKLRKHVSPAGGHSERHRRRQKTTKMLAAVVAVFAVSWLPFHAFQLAVDIDSSVLDMKDFKLLYTAFHIIAMCSTFANPILYGWMNRNYRDAFAAAFQCAPAKGVLRRVQSRDTVRDKALKCTITTLSQDNGHL comes from the coding sequence ATGGATGTGATGAATGAGAAGAACCTGACCCAGGGTGACCCCACCAGCACCTTCTCTAACTGCTGCACGCAGTCAGACGTCCCAGACGAGGGAGCTTTGTTAAAGGGCCTGGAGGACAGCACGCAGCTGCTCGGGGTTCAGGTGGTCCTCATCCTCGCCTACAGCACCATCATCCTGTTCGGCGTGAGCGGGAACTCTTTGGTCATTTACGTCGTGTACAAGTTCCGGAACCTGCACACGGTCACCAACTTCTTCATCGCTAACCTGGCGGTAGCAGACCTGCTGGTGAACGCGCTGTGCCTGCCCTTCACCCTGATGGCCACGCTCTCGGGGGAGTGGAAGTTCGGCCAGGTGATGTGTTACCTGTTACCGTACGCCCAGGGCCTCGCCGTTCACGTGTCCACCATTACGCTGAGCGTGATCTCGCTGGACCGCTACCGCAGCATCATCCACCACACCGAGACAAAGATGTCTAAAGACATGTGCAGGgtggtcatcatcatcacctggATAGCCAGCGCCGGGCTCGCCAGCCCTCTGGCCATCTTCCGTGAGTACGTGACCTTTGACCTGACGCCAGAGCGCACTATCCAGGGCTGCGTGGAGAAGTGGCCGGGCAGCAGCGCGGACGGAACCGTGTACAGCGTCGCTACGTTCCTGCTGCAGTACGGCCTGCCCCTGTCCGTCATCTCCTACGCCTACGCCTGCATCTGGAGCAAGCTCAGGAAGCACGTCAGCCCCGCGGGAGGACACAGCGAGCGACACCGCCGCCGGCAGAAAACCACCAAGATGCTGGCGGCCGTGGTGGCCGTGTTCGCCGTCAGCTGGCTCCCGTTCCACGCCTTCCAGCTGGCCGTGGATATCGACAGCAGCGTGCTGGACATGAAGGATTTTAAGCTGCTCTACACGGCGTTCCACATCATCGCCATGTGCTCCACGTTCGCCAACCCCATCCTGTACGGCTGGATGAACCGGAACTACCGGGACGCCTTCGCCGCGGCGTTTCAGTGTGCTCCAGCCAAGGGCGTGCTGAGGAGGGTGCAGAGCAGGGACACGGTGAGGGACAAGGCTCTGAAATGCACCATCACCACACTGTCTCAGGACAACGGACACCTGTAG